One genomic window of Bartonella sp. JB63 includes the following:
- a CDS encoding BID domain-containing T4SS effector has protein sequence MLNTQEIVNSAINSHTIKNIPLHPNTILALQGYVKGNYSLHEFNTIMDTTVKALLSEVRNLDGSSVPLDIINAHHTIQAIINSYQKLSNTSNIEANNYCALIVDELQERRTIVASAINTHILNNVSLHPNTLTVLEEYAKGSYPRNELGIIMDSTEKLILNSLKNVKINAATINTINAHHRMKKIVDLYQEPLPEKFDSSYLKYLHECLFSERFEPIGHDNYLLTSKDDITVDMLELKKLNPNNMFKEDRKVQESLKKFDQILREKNNLKGLSRQQFIGETVGLFSFFNLIHPFKEDNEITQRLFFEKLAKAAGHTLDFSVVTKQRMLRANNDAIWYAKRLEEKGNVSGEVIEHLFEDISNSEKIDILKDAIYNEATVKCKDLNNTNIIIPRDNIVYTGTYKGSTGNAIMIDTKDSCVVCPKDRLTPKQLKELKIGGEFTFTVSKEENLDTVLIPEEKLLSLTDDEIIENLKKNITLQEKVKEIEKLSKILYKDPQILAEYIMMINKNPENYKSLSDQIVNDPKSISERANKKFQSKTDQKDIYKLGNAIDDYIASVKYRKNLIIERHNTEQKRLGTVVKMPSKEIQDILNLPKDMQKKALESSPSLHIEFNKFINNVVYRLSSIEYKELCKANYKALSESVGISEKKARLITKVVMSCKELCRPLKPVRSKQPQKININ, from the coding sequence ATGCTAAATACACAAGAAATTGTTAATTCGGCTATTAATAGCCATACTATTAAAAATATTCCTTTGCATCCTAATACAATCTTGGCTTTACAAGGGTACGTAAAAGGAAATTATTCATTACATGAATTTAATACTATTATGGATACTACTGTAAAAGCTCTTCTTAGTGAAGTAAGAAATTTAGATGGAAGCAGTGTACCTCTTGATATTATAAATGCACATCATACAATACAAGCAATTATTAATTCATACCAAAAACTTTCAAACACTTCAAATATAGAAGCCAATAATTATTGTGCTCTAATAGTAGATGAATTACAAGAACGTCGTACAATTGTTGCTTCAGCCATTAATACCCATATTCTTAATAATGTTTCTTTGCATCCTAATACACTGACAGTTTTGGAAGAATATGCGAAGGGGAGCTATCCAAGAAATGAATTGGGTATTATCATGGATAGTACTGAAAAATTGATCCTAAATAGTTTAAAAAATGTAAAGATAAATGCTGCAACTATTAATACCATAAATGCACATCATAGAATGAAAAAAATCGTGGATTTATACCAAGAGCCTTTGCCAGAAAAGTTTGATTCTTCTTATTTAAAATACCTTCATGAATGTTTATTTAGTGAAAGGTTTGAACCGATTGGACATGACAATTATCTACTGACGTCTAAAGACGATATAACTGTAGACATGCTAGAGCTGAAAAAATTGAACCCAAATAATATGTTTAAAGAAGATAGGAAAGTTCAAGAAAGCTTAAAAAAATTTGATCAAATACTTAGAGAAAAAAACAATTTAAAAGGCTTATCGCGTCAACAATTTATCGGTGAGACAGTAGGGCTTTTTTCTTTTTTCAACCTTATACATCCATTTAAAGAAGACAATGAAATTACACAACGACTGTTTTTTGAAAAGCTTGCGAAAGCTGCAGGTCATACACTTGATTTTTCAGTTGTGACAAAACAACGCATGTTACGTGCCAATAATGATGCGATTTGGTACGCAAAAAGACTAGAGGAAAAGGGTAATGTAAGTGGTGAAGTTATAGAACATCTTTTTGAGGATATTTCCAATTCAGAAAAAATAGATATTTTGAAGGATGCTATATATAATGAAGCTACTGTTAAGTGCAAAGATCTAAATAATACAAATATTATAATACCACGTGATAATATAGTCTATACGGGTACTTATAAAGGAAGTACTGGAAATGCTATTATGATCGATACAAAGGATTCTTGTGTTGTATGCCCTAAAGATCGTCTTACACCAAAACAACTAAAAGAATTAAAGATCGGTGGTGAGTTCACTTTTACAGTTTCTAAGGAAGAGAATTTAGATACAGTTCTTATACCAGAAGAAAAATTACTTTCCTTAACGGATGATGAAATTATTGAAAATCTTAAAAAAAACATCACCCTTCAAGAAAAAGTAAAAGAGATCGAGAAATTGTCAAAAATTCTTTACAAAGATCCACAAATACTGGCAGAATATATAATGATGATTAATAAAAATCCAGAAAATTATAAATCTCTATCCGATCAGATTGTTAATGATCCAAAAAGTATTTCTGAAAGAGCAAATAAGAAATTTCAATCTAAAACAGATCAAAAAGATATTTATAAACTTGGTAATGCAATTGATGATTATATTGCAAGTGTAAAATATCGTAAAAATTTAATAATTGAACGGCATAATACAGAACAAAAACGCCTTGGAACAGTAGTAAAAATGCCTAGCAAAGAAATTCAGGATATTCTTAATTTGCCAAAAGATATGCAGAAAAAAGCTTTAGAGTCCTCTCCCTCACTTCACATAGAATTTAATAAATTTATAAATAATGTTGTTTATCGTCTATCATCAATAGAGTATAAAGAGCTCTGTAAAGCTAATTATAAAGCACTCTCTGAAAGCGTTGGCATATCAGAAAAAAAAGCAAGATTAATTACAAAAGTTGTTATGAGTTGTAAAGAATTGTGCAGACCGTTGAAACCAGTCAGATCTAAACAGCCTCAAAAAATAAATATAAATTAA
- the virB10 gene encoding type IV secretion system protein VirB10 — protein MNDEVDELSFSDRDTINDRDTINDRDTINDRDTINDNKRKKERFNLGKAIALLILFSVCIYLIYAILSTSKDTKRQPIELPKETSSKQTEIFQSVKPTLAPLELADKNKTLLPKVELPTPTINQPNNSANNKLLEAAQRAPVLAYSNPNQQQTNTANNNDASSHQHNTPDKTAQQFNQLLEPTKLKGIRASTLGNRNYIIAMGASIPCILETAISSDQQGFVSCIVSRDILSDNGRVVLLDKGTQIVGEYRTGLKKGQTRLFILWNRAKTPSGIIITLGSPATDALGRSGIDGDIDNHWFERLGSALLVSVVRDATNYARNWISSPKKQKEEKEQIHEEENIFSSGTRIDSISAGVDIARMLAEDYINIPPSLTKNQGEMINVFVARDLDFSTVYKLKIVENNKQIIHRAFSGDFNKNSMVKPK, from the coding sequence ATGAACGATGAAGTGGACGAACTAAGCTTCAGTGATCGCGATACAATAAACGATCGTGATACAATAAACGATCGTGATACAATAAACGATCGTGATACAATAAACGACAATAAAAGGAAAAAAGAAAGATTTAATTTAGGAAAAGCTATAGCTCTTCTTATTCTCTTCTCTGTCTGTATTTATTTAATTTATGCAATCCTTTCAACTTCAAAAGATACGAAAAGACAACCAATAGAATTACCTAAAGAAACAAGCAGTAAGCAAACAGAAATTTTCCAGTCAGTCAAACCCACGCTAGCTCCTCTCGAGTTGGCTGATAAAAATAAAACCCTATTGCCTAAAGTTGAATTGCCAACGCCAACAATCAATCAACCCAATAATAGTGCTAATAATAAGTTATTGGAAGCAGCACAACGAGCTCCCGTTTTGGCCTATTCTAATCCAAATCAGCAACAAACCAATACAGCAAATAATAATGATGCTTCTTCTCACCAACACAATACCCCCGATAAAACAGCACAACAGTTCAATCAACTTCTCGAACCAACAAAACTAAAAGGTATTCGCGCTTCAACCCTCGGTAATCGCAATTATATCATTGCAATGGGAGCTTCTATCCCATGTATCTTGGAAACAGCAATTAGTAGTGATCAACAAGGATTTGTCAGCTGTATCGTTTCCAGAGATATCTTGTCAGACAATGGTCGTGTCGTCTTGCTCGATAAAGGAACACAAATCGTTGGTGAATATCGTACCGGTTTGAAAAAAGGTCAAACGCGTCTCTTCATATTGTGGAATAGAGCCAAAACACCAAGCGGTATCATTATAACATTGGGCTCACCAGCAACAGATGCTTTAGGTCGATCCGGTATTGATGGTGATATTGATAATCATTGGTTTGAACGCCTTGGTTCCGCACTTCTTGTATCAGTCGTCAGAGATGCAACAAATTACGCAAGAAATTGGATAAGTTCACCAAAAAAACAAAAGGAAGAAAAAGAACAAATACATGAAGAAGAAAATATCTTCTCTTCGGGAACAAGAATAGATAGTATCTCTGCAGGAGTAGATATAGCAAGAATGCTCGCAGAAGATTACATCAATATCCCTCCAAGCTTAACTAAAAATCAGGGCGAAATGATCAATGTCTTTGTTGCGCGCGACCTAGATTTCTCAACTGTCTACAAATTAAAAATTGTCGAAAATAACAAACAGATTATTCATCGTGCCTTCTCAGGAGACTTTAATAAAAACTCTATGGTGAAACCAAAATGA
- the virB9 gene encoding P-type conjugative transfer protein VirB9 — protein MIRVKIFFLTLIVAISCYTPLSWAEISPVSGHKDNRIRFINYDPYNVTKIIGSIRSSVQIEFADDENISYIGIGNSVAWQVAPAGHFVFLKPREVQPTTNLQIVTTRQDGTKRSYQFELQVREGDVSIGNDTYFFVKFRYPEDESLRKKLAEEAKVKQNEEESVDDILNMHEHFGPRNWAYVAQGSPIIEPTSVYDNGKTTTFTFLGNNEIPAIYIVSLDGQESIVPKSIKGNQVIVHAIAMQFTLRRGNEVLCIFNKGFIPRGINPETGTTSPSVQREVNVGK, from the coding sequence ATGATCAGAGTAAAAATATTCTTTTTAACTCTCATTGTTGCAATAAGTTGTTATACCCCTTTATCATGGGCAGAAATTTCTCCTGTTAGTGGCCATAAAGATAATCGCATTAGATTTATCAATTATGATCCCTACAATGTCACAAAAATCATTGGATCTATTCGCTCTTCAGTGCAGATTGAATTCGCTGACGATGAAAATATTTCCTATATTGGAATTGGCAATTCCGTCGCTTGGCAAGTTGCACCAGCTGGTCACTTTGTCTTCCTCAAACCCCGGGAAGTTCAGCCTACCACCAATCTACAAATCGTCACAACCCGCCAAGATGGAACAAAACGATCTTATCAATTTGAACTTCAGGTACGTGAAGGTGATGTCTCCATTGGCAATGATACATATTTCTTTGTAAAATTTCGTTATCCAGAAGATGAATCCTTGCGTAAAAAATTAGCTGAAGAAGCTAAAGTCAAACAAAATGAAGAAGAATCTGTCGATGATATCTTAAATATGCACGAACATTTTGGCCCACGTAATTGGGCTTATGTTGCTCAAGGCTCCCCTATCATTGAACCAACCTCGGTCTATGATAACGGCAAAACAACAACGTTTACTTTTTTAGGAAATAACGAAATTCCTGCCATTTATATTGTCTCACTTGATGGACAAGAATCTATTGTTCCAAAATCCATTAAAGGAAACCAGGTCATTGTTCATGCCATAGCCATGCAATTCACTTTGCGGCGTGGAAATGAAGTCCTGTGTATCTTTAATAAAGGATTCATACCAAGAGGAATTAACCCCGAAACCGGTACAACATCACCTTCTGTCCAACGTGAAGTAAACGTAGGGAAATAA
- a CDS encoding virB8 family protein produces the protein MKSDEFNEYIKEARSFDIDRMNNMRLQIKIFMALTVLFGLMAIALALAVVALTPLKTIEPFVIRVDNSTGIVDVVSALKDEPQNYDEAITRYFVSKYIRARESFQLSETANNFRIISLLSSLEEQNRFAKWYSGNNPESPQNIYQNMTVTITIKSISFLSKDLIQVRYYKTIRDSNEKEDISHWVSVMNFSYINTRISVEDRLINPLGFQVSAYRSDPEVVQ, from the coding sequence ATGAAAAGTGATGAGTTTAATGAATATATAAAAGAAGCGCGGTCATTTGATATCGATCGTATGAATAATATGCGGCTGCAAATAAAAATTTTCATGGCTTTGACCGTACTTTTTGGATTGATGGCCATCGCTTTAGCTTTAGCTGTGGTAGCATTAACACCCTTAAAAACCATAGAACCTTTCGTCATTCGAGTGGATAATTCTACTGGTATCGTCGATGTTGTTAGTGCTCTAAAAGATGAACCGCAAAACTATGATGAAGCAATAACACGCTATTTTGTTAGCAAATATATTCGAGCACGCGAAAGTTTCCAATTATCAGAAACAGCCAATAATTTTCGTATCATTTCTCTTTTATCTTCACTAGAAGAACAAAATCGTTTTGCTAAATGGTATTCGGGAAATAATCCAGAAAGTCCGCAAAATATCTATCAAAATATGACTGTAACAATCACAATAAAATCCATCTCTTTTTTAAGTAAAGATCTCATTCAAGTGCGGTATTATAAAACAATTAGAGATTCCAATGAAAAAGAAGATATTTCGCATTGGGTTTCGGTGATGAATTTTTCCTACATTAATACACGCATTTCAGTAGAAGATCGTTTAATTAATCCGCTCGGCTTCCAAGTATCAGCCTATAGATCTGATCCAGAGGTGGTCCAATGA
- a CDS encoding conjugal transfer protein TraJ, producing MKLKITIILTFMIALTGCALKSGPPKLPRCNGQNVRVLNQGKWNKWSWSDENVLQHNNTAVKPVPTPIILNTLENEVPKAHVGLNTPPLDSINHQASSYKNAEITHEK from the coding sequence ATGAAACTAAAAATAACTATCATTTTGACTTTTATGATAGCTCTTACCGGCTGTGCCTTAAAGAGTGGTCCCCCAAAACTCCCACGTTGTAACGGCCAAAATGTCCGTGTGCTCAATCAAGGTAAGTGGAATAAGTGGAGCTGGAGTGACGAAAACGTCCTCCAACACAATAATACAGCTGTTAAGCCAGTTCCAACTCCCATTATCCTCAACACACTAGAAAATGAAGTACCAAAAGCTCATGTCGGATTAAATACGCCTCCTTTGGATTCAATAAACCACCAAGCATCATCTTATAAAAATGCGGAGATCACCCATGAAAAGTGA
- a CDS encoding type IV secretion system protein, giving the protein MPKPDFKFTPFESVSSYILVPLNGVVDSTVSSLSSAIATPLNLAAIIFIFLYGYNVMTGRAALSMHSLINNVVKIVIVTTMATNADTFNIYVKDIFFGNLANAIGNAFNSNPVDSNVFDYILLVANTRYQEFVARAYFFEKIVVGLIGALMFLAIIIFCTIGFIIQMFARVTLVMVISLGPVFISLYLFNVTRRYADAWITTLVNFTVLQVLVMFLGTMMCKITLYVFDSQYDSIYFLLPPVLVVSIVGSFLFQGLPTIASALSSGGPYYHAGVSAGVQMLSMASNAFRSGFNLGGGIARNTASGVSRSASAAHAAHAAQMMRGGGARGRF; this is encoded by the coding sequence ATGCCAAAGCCAGATTTTAAATTTACTCCATTCGAAAGTGTTTCTTCATATATTTTAGTGCCGCTCAATGGTGTGGTGGATTCAACAGTTAGTAGCTTGTCTTCTGCTATTGCAACACCATTAAACCTGGCAGCTATCATTTTTATCTTTTTATATGGCTACAATGTTATGACTGGCCGCGCTGCCCTTTCAATGCATAGCCTTATTAATAATGTCGTCAAAATCGTTATCGTGACAACAATGGCAACAAATGCAGATACATTTAATATTTACGTTAAAGACATATTCTTTGGTAATTTAGCAAATGCTATCGGAAATGCGTTCAATAGTAATCCCGTTGATTCCAATGTCTTCGATTATATTTTGTTAGTGGCCAATACTCGTTATCAAGAATTTGTAGCTAGAGCGTATTTTTTTGAAAAGATTGTAGTTGGACTGATTGGTGCTTTAATGTTTTTGGCAATTATTATTTTTTGTACAATTGGTTTTATTATCCAAATGTTTGCCAGAGTCACATTGGTCATGGTCATAAGTCTCGGACCTGTTTTCATTAGTTTATATTTGTTCAATGTAACCAGAAGATACGCCGATGCATGGATTACAACATTAGTTAACTTTACAGTTTTACAAGTTCTTGTGATGTTTCTGGGAACAATGATGTGCAAAATTACTTTGTATGTTTTCGACAGCCAATATGATTCAATCTATTTCTTACTTCCCCCTGTCCTGGTAGTCTCAATAGTAGGAAGTTTTCTCTTTCAAGGACTTCCCACCATTGCTTCTGCACTCTCTAGTGGAGGACCATATTATCATGCCGGAGTATCTGCAGGAGTACAAATGTTGTCGATGGCTTCTAACGCCTTCAGAAGTGGCTTTAACCTCGGTGGAGGCATAGCAAGAAATACGGCTTCAGGAGTTTCTCGAAGCGCTAGTGCTGCGCATGCTGCACATGCTGCACAAATGATGCGTGGAGGGGGTGCGCGTGGCCGATTTTAA
- a CDS encoding type IV secretion system protein, which translates to MKKFIIMLLSSSFISHGVSGATEDSERYYKSVIEDTTSEETKLKIAESIYASATKNEKEIQEISQKILSETDEKKRKDLESKLAILQAKLQVDILKLQALSIIKSENSQSKEKKREEEQEKKHEIVHNTLKEELEKAKNNIKIR; encoded by the coding sequence ATGAAAAAATTTATAATTATGCTTTTATCTTCAAGTTTCATCTCTCATGGAGTATCGGGAGCTACAGAAGATAGTGAGCGATATTATAAAAGTGTCATAGAAGATACAACATCAGAAGAGACAAAATTAAAAATAGCTGAATCTATTTATGCTTCAGCTACTAAAAATGAAAAAGAGATTCAGGAAATCAGTCAGAAAATTTTATCAGAAACTGATGAAAAAAAAAGAAAAGATCTTGAATCCAAGCTGGCTATTCTTCAAGCTAAGCTTCAAGTAGACATTCTAAAACTTCAGGCTCTTTCTATTATTAAATCAGAAAATTCTCAATCAAAAGAAAAAAAACGTGAAGAGGAACAAGAAAAAAAACATGAAATTGTTCACAACACACTAAAAGAAGAGTTGGAGAAAGCTAAAAATAATATCAAAATCAGATAA
- a CDS encoding VirB4 family type IV secretion/conjugal transfer ATPase codes for MSVMKMESLPEEYIPYVRHVNQHVIALNSRCLMMVIAIEGINFDTADISQLNSLHIQLNTLLKNIADERVALYSHIIRRRETIYPESQFSSSFATTLDKHYKQKMVLKDLYRNDLYLSVLWNPSADKTEQLATFFHRLTRAKKTQTEPDSESIRKLEELGQDLIQGLESYEARLLSTYEHDGILFSEQSEFLHQLVGGRRERIPLTFGTIASTIYSDRVLFGKEIIEIRHESNERFVGMFGWKEYPSKTRPGMTDGLLTAPFELILTQSFVFKSKAVASAIMSRKQNQMINVADRASSQISALDDALDDLESNRFVLGEHHLSLAVFSDRPQELAEYLSKARSYLTNGGAVIAREDLGLEAAWWAQLPGNFSYRARSGAISSRNFAALSPFHSFPIGKLKGNIWGSAVALLQTQASSPYYFNFHYGDVGNTFVCGPSGSGKTVIVNFLLAQSQKYNPTIVFFDKDQGAEIFVRAGGGKYKPLKNGKPTNIAPLKGMEYTEKNKLFLQHWVLKLVTSEGQTVTEQERQDIARAINSLESLPLAQRSLGALQLFFDNTSTEGIAMRLKRWTKGNPLGWVFDNDQDDLNLDAQFIGYDMTDFLDNEEIRRPLMMYLFNRILDLIDGRRIIIVIDEFWKALEDDSFKAFTQDRLKTIRKQNGMMLFATQSPRDALNSTIAHTIIEQCPTQIFFPNQKANYNDYVENFKLTEREFELIQSELSRESRRFLIKQGQNSIVAELNLRGMDNEIAVLSGTTRNIELMNQIIDEYGTNPDIWLPIFHQRRQVQ; via the coding sequence ATGTCAGTGATGAAGATGGAATCTTTGCCGGAGGAATATATTCCCTATGTTCGTCATGTCAATCAACATGTAATTGCGTTGAATTCCCGCTGCTTAATGATGGTGATTGCCATTGAAGGCATCAACTTTGATACTGCAGATATTAGCCAATTAAATTCGTTACACATCCAATTAAACACGCTGTTGAAAAATATTGCAGATGAACGTGTTGCTTTATATTCTCATATTATCCGCCGACGGGAAACGATTTATCCAGAGAGCCAATTTTCTTCGTCTTTTGCAACAACCTTAGATAAACACTACAAACAGAAGATGGTTTTGAAAGATCTTTATCGGAATGATCTGTATCTTTCGGTACTCTGGAATCCTTCAGCAGATAAAACTGAACAGCTAGCTACTTTTTTTCATCGCTTAACACGAGCCAAGAAGACACAAACGGAACCAGATTCTGAATCTATTCGGAAACTTGAAGAGTTAGGCCAAGATCTTATACAAGGTCTTGAGAGCTATGAAGCACGACTTTTGTCAACCTACGAGCATGATGGCATTTTATTTTCTGAGCAAAGCGAATTTCTTCATCAGTTGGTTGGAGGAAGGCGTGAACGCATCCCTCTTACATTTGGCACTATAGCCTCAACGATTTATTCAGATCGTGTTCTTTTTGGAAAAGAAATTATTGAAATTCGTCATGAAAGCAATGAACGCTTTGTAGGTATGTTTGGATGGAAGGAATATCCCTCTAAAACACGTCCAGGTATGACAGATGGTTTGTTGACAGCACCCTTTGAATTGATCTTAACGCAATCCTTTGTTTTTAAAAGTAAAGCAGTTGCAAGTGCTATTATGAGCCGTAAACAAAATCAAATGATCAATGTGGCTGATCGAGCCAGCTCGCAAATTAGTGCACTTGATGATGCACTTGATGATTTAGAGTCTAATCGTTTTGTTTTGGGAGAACATCATCTCTCTTTAGCAGTTTTTTCTGATCGTCCACAAGAATTGGCAGAATACCTCTCCAAAGCCCGTTCGTACCTGACGAATGGTGGAGCAGTTATAGCCAGAGAAGATCTAGGATTAGAGGCAGCATGGTGGGCACAACTTCCTGGAAACTTTAGCTATCGAGCACGCTCTGGAGCCATTAGCAGCAGAAATTTTGCAGCCTTATCGCCCTTTCATTCCTTCCCGATTGGCAAATTGAAAGGTAATATTTGGGGCTCTGCAGTTGCCTTACTGCAAACACAAGCGAGTTCGCCTTACTATTTTAATTTTCATTATGGTGATGTTGGAAATACCTTTGTTTGTGGTCCATCAGGTTCTGGAAAAACAGTCATTGTTAATTTTCTTCTTGCACAATCGCAAAAATATAACCCAACAATAGTCTTTTTCGATAAAGATCAGGGAGCAGAAATCTTTGTCCGCGCTGGAGGTGGAAAATATAAGCCTTTGAAAAACGGCAAACCTACTAATATTGCGCCATTAAAAGGTATGGAATACACCGAAAAGAATAAACTCTTCCTTCAGCACTGGGTCTTAAAACTGGTCACCTCCGAAGGCCAAACAGTAACAGAACAAGAAAGGCAAGATATTGCTAGAGCAATTAATTCCTTAGAAAGCCTTCCCCTAGCACAACGCTCTCTCGGTGCACTTCAACTGTTTTTTGATAATACATCCACAGAAGGTATTGCCATGCGTTTAAAACGTTGGACTAAAGGTAATCCTTTAGGGTGGGTCTTTGATAATGACCAAGATGATCTCAATTTAGATGCCCAATTCATAGGTTATGATATGACGGATTTCCTAGATAATGAAGAAATTCGTCGGCCTCTGATGATGTATCTGTTTAACCGCATTCTCGATCTTATTGATGGTCGACGTATCATTATTGTTATCGATGAATTCTGGAAAGCGCTTGAGGATGATTCATTTAAAGCTTTTACTCAAGATCGTCTGAAAACAATTCGTAAACAAAATGGCATGATGCTCTTTGCAACACAAAGCCCTAGAGATGCTTTGAATTCAACCATTGCCCACACAATTATTGAACAATGCCCCACGCAAATATTTTTTCCAAATCAAAAAGCTAATTATAACGACTATGTTGAAAATTTTAAACTGACTGAACGTGAATTTGAGCTAATCCAATCAGAATTAAGTAGAGAATCTCGGCGTTTTCTCATTAAACAAGGACAGAACTCCATTGTTGCAGAACTGAACTTACGTGGAATGGACAATGAAATTGCTGTCTTAAGCGGGACAACCAGAAATATTGAACTCATGAATCAAATTATAGATGAGTATGGAACAAACCCCGATATATGGTTGCCTATATTTCATCAAAGGAGACAAGTTCAATGA
- a CDS encoding type IV secretion system protein VirB3, with protein MNEDTLFLACTRPAMFAGVTVEAMALNVMTISTLFIITSSFSMIGFGVGLHFILREIIKRDHNQFRVLFAWLNTRGKQKNLTRWGGGSTSPLRLIRTYKELN; from the coding sequence ATGAATGAAGATACCCTTTTTCTTGCCTGCACAAGACCAGCTATGTTTGCTGGAGTTACGGTGGAAGCTATGGCATTGAATGTCATGACAATATCTACACTTTTTATCATTACAAGCAGTTTCTCAATGATTGGTTTTGGCGTTGGTTTGCACTTTATCTTACGTGAAATCATAAAACGCGATCATAACCAATTTCGTGTTTTATTTGCTTGGCTCAATACTCGAGGTAAACAAAAGAACCTGACAAGATGGGGTGGAGGGTCTACATCTCCTTTACGCCTTATCCGAACTTATAAGGAATTAAATTAA
- a CDS encoding TrbC/VirB2 family protein — MTNDVSKICFIITTLFFTMLVMLNPAYADTAVSGLGTLDTVLQAIVGMITGNTAKLIATICVAIVGIGWMYGVIDLRKAAYCVLGIGIVFGASAFVTLLKGTTS; from the coding sequence ATGACAAACGATGTATCTAAGATCTGTTTTATTATCACTACGCTATTTTTTACAATGCTTGTTATGTTAAATCCAGCTTATGCTGATACTGCTGTTAGTGGTCTGGGGACGCTTGATACTGTTTTGCAAGCTATTGTTGGTATGATAACAGGTAATACAGCGAAGCTCATTGCAACTATATGTGTTGCTATTGTGGGTATTGGCTGGATGTATGGTGTTATTGATTTACGCAAAGCAGCATACTGTGTTCTTGGTATTGGCATTGTTTTTGGTGCTTCTGCCTTTGTTACTTTATTAAAAGGAACGACATCATAA